In the Acidovorax sp. A79 genome, one interval contains:
- a CDS encoding ABC transporter ATP-binding protein, protein MRDLSVCYDLEDGQIQAVVEVSFDLEPGKTFAIVGESGSGKSTLALSLLGMAPVTAGDIRLDGQCISALGRTALSKIRGHRIAMIFQEPMTSLNPVLTVGYQLTEAIRLHTSLGRREASQHAILMLTKVGISDAERRLRQYPHELSGGMRQRVMIAMALSCNPAVLVADEPTTALDVTVQAQILDLIADLQRDLGTAVVLITHDIGVVAETADRIAVMYAGRIVEEAPTAELFAHPRHPYTQGLLRSVPRVDVPRTDKPLPSMSGSAPSMRQVPSGCPFRDRCDQVHDRCSETPPLVRIGADSVRCWLHA, encoded by the coding sequence GTGCGCGATCTGTCGGTGTGCTATGACCTCGAGGATGGACAGATCCAGGCAGTCGTCGAGGTTTCTTTCGATCTCGAGCCTGGCAAGACTTTTGCCATCGTGGGCGAGTCAGGCTCCGGAAAGTCCACGCTCGCTCTTTCGCTGCTGGGGATGGCACCAGTCACGGCAGGTGATATACGACTCGACGGACAATGCATCTCCGCTCTGGGGCGCACCGCGTTGTCGAAGATCCGCGGGCATCGCATCGCGATGATTTTCCAGGAGCCGATGACCTCGCTGAACCCTGTGCTGACGGTGGGGTACCAGCTGACGGAAGCGATACGACTGCACACGAGCTTAGGTCGGCGCGAAGCATCGCAGCATGCAATTCTCATGCTAACTAAGGTCGGCATTTCGGATGCTGAGCGCAGGCTGAGGCAATACCCCCACGAACTGTCGGGCGGTATGCGGCAGCGCGTCATGATCGCCATGGCTCTGTCTTGCAATCCGGCAGTGCTTGTCGCCGACGAACCCACGACTGCCCTGGACGTTACGGTGCAGGCTCAAATACTCGACTTAATTGCGGACTTGCAGCGTGATCTGGGGACGGCGGTCGTCTTGATCACACACGACATAGGCGTTGTGGCCGAAACGGCAGACCGAATCGCCGTGATGTACGCCGGAAGAATTGTCGAGGAGGCACCGACGGCTGAACTCTTTGCCCATCCAAGGCACCCGTACACACAAGGGCTCCTCAGATCGGTGCCACGGGTCGATGTTCCGCGCACCGACAAGCCCTTGCCTTCAATGTCAGGCAGTGCGCCTTCGATGCGGCAAGTCCCATCGGGCTGCCCGTTCCGTGATCGTTGCGACCAGGTCCACGACCGCTGCAGCGAAACTCCCCCCTTGGTGCGGATCGGCGCCGACTCCGTGAGGTGCTGGCTCCATGCTTGA
- a CDS encoding MurR/RpiR family transcriptional regulator translates to MSAREKLLEQFEALTPRMQAAARFIVDYPNEVVINSMRSIAEKAGAQPTTLVRLAQQLGYEGWSDLKSAFAEDLGLHDDSYGQRAKTVARRGRTHDLVSELFAVHHGNIDATEKGASPRLRDAVKALRKAKSVHIAGLRASFPVAYTLFYGYRLFRNSVHLIDASSTGLELQLRPIEKGDAVVVTSFAPYSRESLEIANHAKRAGATLVSMTDSSASPLALQADITLLFAVHSSSFFPSVAAGVALMEALLEQLVADSSPQVVEQIEHVERQLFESGAYVQASAAKRARA, encoded by the coding sequence ATGAGCGCCCGAGAAAAGCTACTGGAGCAGTTTGAAGCCCTAACGCCGCGCATGCAAGCCGCAGCGCGATTCATCGTCGACTACCCCAATGAGGTAGTCATCAATTCGATGCGAAGCATCGCCGAAAAGGCGGGGGCACAGCCAACAACCCTGGTGCGACTTGCACAGCAACTGGGATATGAAGGCTGGTCCGACCTCAAGTCAGCGTTTGCAGAAGACCTTGGGTTACACGATGACTCCTATGGGCAGCGCGCGAAGACCGTCGCCCGGCGCGGCCGCACGCACGATCTGGTCAGCGAGTTATTCGCTGTGCATCACGGCAATATTGACGCCACTGAAAAGGGAGCCAGCCCGCGGCTGAGGGACGCGGTAAAGGCGCTTAGGAAGGCCAAGAGCGTGCACATTGCTGGTCTTCGGGCTAGCTTTCCCGTGGCCTATACCCTTTTCTATGGCTATCGACTATTTCGAAATTCCGTTCATTTAATTGACGCCTCGAGCACCGGACTTGAACTGCAGCTAAGGCCCATCGAGAAGGGCGACGCCGTCGTCGTGACAAGTTTTGCGCCGTACTCGCGTGAGTCGCTGGAGATCGCCAACCATGCAAAAAGGGCTGGAGCGACGCTGGTATCGATGACCGATAGCAGTGCGTCACCTCTAGCGCTTCAGGCTGACATCACGTTGCTCTTTGCCGTGCATAGCTCGTCGTTCTTTCCGTCGGTTGCGGCGGGCGTCGCGCTAATGGAAGCATTGCTGGAGCAGCTCGTTGCTGACTCTAGCCCTCAAGTCGTTGAACAAATCGAACACGTCGAGCGCCAACTCTTTGAGTCCGGTGCGTATGTGCAAGCGTCAGCGGCCAAGCGAGCGCGCGCGTGA
- a CDS encoding ABC transporter ATP-binding protein, with the protein MLDVSTQSAILQVEGLTQRFPIETNALGRPTRWLHAVENVSFTLASGETLGIVGESGCGKSTLARSILQLYTPTSGQVRFDGSDLGSASARDMRKLRKQMQIVLQDPFGALNPRRSVGSSIADGLDGGNIRVRVGELLERVGLRAEDYARYPHEFSGGQRQRICIARALAPQPRLLVADEAVSALDVSVQAQILNLLSQLRADFGLSFLFISHNLSVVRAFCDRVAVMYLGRIVEIGPTEKLFTDPAHPYTRALMSAVPVPDPTRRHEHVPLRGELPSPLNPPTGCAFRTRCLYAADACAQVVPPLSTQGDGREAACIRLNVVDRGPVWTQSKESSKC; encoded by the coding sequence ATGCTTGACGTATCAACACAAAGCGCGATCCTTCAAGTCGAGGGTCTCACGCAGCGCTTTCCCATCGAAACAAATGCTCTCGGACGTCCGACGCGATGGCTCCACGCGGTTGAAAACGTTTCCTTCACGCTTGCGAGTGGGGAAACGCTCGGCATCGTCGGCGAGTCTGGGTGTGGAAAATCCACGCTTGCCCGCAGTATCCTTCAGCTCTATACGCCGACCTCTGGTCAGGTGCGCTTTGACGGAAGCGATCTGGGCAGCGCAAGCGCCAGAGACATGCGCAAACTGCGAAAGCAGATGCAGATTGTTCTTCAGGATCCATTCGGGGCCCTGAACCCGCGAAGGAGCGTTGGCTCGAGCATCGCAGATGGTCTGGACGGCGGCAACATTCGCGTGCGCGTGGGAGAACTTCTTGAGCGCGTGGGATTGCGGGCAGAAGACTACGCTCGCTATCCTCACGAATTTTCAGGTGGACAACGCCAGCGCATCTGTATTGCCAGGGCATTGGCGCCGCAGCCGCGGTTGTTGGTCGCAGACGAAGCCGTTTCTGCGCTCGACGTATCGGTTCAGGCGCAGATCCTCAACCTTCTTTCGCAATTGCGAGCCGACTTCGGGTTGAGCTTTCTTTTCATCAGCCATAACCTCTCCGTGGTGCGTGCGTTTTGCGACCGCGTGGCAGTGATGTACTTGGGACGCATTGTCGAAATCGGGCCGACTGAAAAGTTGTTCACGGATCCAGCGCACCCCTACACGCGCGCCCTGATGTCGGCTGTCCCAGTTCCAGATCCAACTCGCCGTCATGAGCACGTACCTTTGCGTGGTGAGCTGCCAAGCCCCCTGAACCCTCCGACGGGTTGCGCATTTCGCACCCGCTGCCTCTATGCCGCCGACGCCTGTGCCCAGGTCGTGCCACCACTGAGCACGCAGGGCGATGGCCGAGAGGCTGCATGTATCCGGCTCAATGTTGTTGACCGCGGCCCAGTCTGGACGCAAAGCAAGGAGTCCAGTAAATGTTGA
- a CDS encoding transposase: MAAMLVKVQCIGYRLVDRTVVRAHQEADLGNVGQDCGPEAFPRCLSTKIHLAGDEQGPPLRLILKPELVNDFIQAPELLRGFAPTHVLADKGCDNRALVV, from the coding sequence ATGGCTGCCATGCTGGTCAAGGTCCAGTGCATCGGGTACCGGCTGGTCGATCGCACCGTCGTTCGAGCGCATCAAGAAGCTGACTTGGGCAACGTGGGGCAAGACTGCGGCCCTGAGGCGTTCCCGAGGTGTTTGAGCACGAAGATCCACCTAGCCGGTGACGAGCAGGGGCCGCCCTTGAGGCTGATCCTCAAGCCAGAGCTAGTTAACGATTTCATTCAGGCCCCCGAGCTGCTGCGAGGCTTTGCGCCCACACATGTCCTCGCAGACAAGGGCTGCGACAACCGTGCCTTGGTTGTGTAG
- a CDS encoding ABC transporter permease yields MLKFIVRRVLQLVPVLVLLSMLVFLLVHLVPGDPVEVLMGEGHSDPVVEAQMRAKYGLDRSLPTQYLTWIGNVVSGDFGTSISTKRPVLEMIAERFPATLTLALSSALLAVLIAIPLGITAALFRNTFVDFLAMGGALIGISVPSFWFAILLILVFAQYLGLLPSMGYASFSQPLDALRHLILPTVVLGTAMAANITRLVRAEVIEQLGRDYVRTARAKGAPEKMVIGLHVLKNAMIPTVTLIGIQFSGLLEGAVIAETIFAWPGLGKLAVSAVAERDYPMIQGIVLVMATVCMLVNLLVDLSYRLLDPRVKLH; encoded by the coding sequence ATGTTGAAGTTCATTGTGCGACGGGTACTGCAACTGGTTCCGGTCTTGGTGTTGCTTTCCATGCTCGTATTTCTTCTGGTGCACCTTGTTCCGGGCGACCCCGTCGAGGTGTTGATGGGCGAAGGGCACAGCGATCCTGTGGTCGAGGCCCAGATGAGAGCCAAGTATGGCCTAGACCGCTCGCTCCCTACTCAGTACCTCACCTGGATCGGCAACGTCGTTTCAGGTGACTTCGGGACATCGATCTCGACGAAGCGCCCCGTGCTGGAAATGATCGCCGAGCGCTTTCCCGCGACGTTGACACTCGCCTTGTCTTCGGCATTGCTCGCAGTTCTGATCGCGATACCGCTCGGTATAACTGCAGCACTGTTCCGCAATACCTTCGTTGATTTTCTCGCCATGGGCGGGGCATTGATCGGCATCTCGGTACCCAGTTTCTGGTTCGCGATCCTGTTGATCCTGGTCTTTGCTCAGTACCTGGGTCTCTTGCCATCGATGGGGTATGCGTCATTTTCCCAACCCTTGGATGCGCTGCGCCACCTCATCTTGCCGACGGTCGTCCTAGGAACCGCCATGGCGGCGAACATAACTCGTCTGGTGCGCGCCGAAGTCATTGAGCAGCTGGGACGCGACTATGTCCGGACGGCGCGCGCAAAAGGCGCACCAGAAAAAATGGTGATCGGATTGCATGTGTTGAAGAACGCGATGATTCCGACAGTCACGTTGATCGGCATTCAGTTCAGCGGTTTGCTTGAAGGCGCCGTCATCGCTGAAACGATCTTCGCGTGGCCGGGCCTCGGCAAGCTTGCCGTGAGCGCCGTTGCGGAACGCGACTATCCCATGATTCAGGGGATCGTGCTCGTCATGGCCACGGTCTGCATGCTCGTCAACTTGCTGGTCGACCTGTCGTACCGGCTCCTCGATCCACGCGTGAAACTCCATTGA
- a CDS encoding ABC transporter permease — translation MLSSETKALGLRILRNRLAFIGVALVSLVVAAALVLPLVLPWDPNGMDIGSALAAPGDGHWLGTDQFGRDLLTRLAYGAGISLQVGLLVTLCSLVLGVALGGTAGYVGGAIDSFLMRAMDALLAFPGLLLALALVAALGDSLWAIVLALTIVGIPRFARVVRATVLQRKEEDYVLAARALGKWPVRILVQDILPNCSGPILIQTTLVFPGAVLGEAALSFLGLGLPPPAPSWGRMLQEATTVMEIAPSMAIYSGLAIFVTVLGFNFLGDGLRDVFDPRTAR, via the coding sequence ATGCTCTCCTCGGAAACAAAGGCGCTTGGGCTGCGCATCCTTCGCAACCGGCTGGCCTTCATCGGTGTCGCATTGGTCTCGCTCGTGGTTGCGGCCGCGCTCGTCCTCCCCTTGGTGCTGCCTTGGGACCCGAATGGCATGGACATTGGGAGTGCGCTTGCTGCGCCAGGCGATGGCCACTGGCTCGGGACAGATCAGTTCGGCAGAGATCTGCTGACTCGCCTGGCCTACGGCGCCGGGATCTCCTTGCAGGTGGGATTGCTCGTCACGCTCTGTTCGCTTGTTCTTGGTGTCGCCCTGGGCGGCACTGCAGGCTACGTCGGCGGCGCCATCGACTCGTTCCTGATGCGTGCCATGGACGCATTGCTCGCGTTTCCCGGTCTTCTGCTCGCCCTTGCTCTGGTGGCCGCTCTTGGCGACAGCCTCTGGGCCATCGTTCTTGCGCTGACGATCGTTGGCATCCCCCGATTTGCCCGGGTCGTACGCGCAACAGTGCTGCAGCGCAAGGAAGAGGACTACGTGCTCGCCGCTCGAGCCCTGGGCAAATGGCCCGTGAGGATCCTCGTCCAGGACATCCTTCCAAACTGCTCTGGGCCGATCCTGATTCAGACGACGCTAGTCTTCCCTGGAGCCGTATTGGGCGAGGCTGCTCTCAGCTTTCTAGGCCTCGGCCTGCCGCCGCCCGCCCCCTCTTGGGGACGGATGCTGCAGGAAGCCACGACGGTGATGGAGATTGCGCCCTCTATGGCGATCTATTCCGGATTGGCGATCTTCGTGACAGTCCTCGGTTTCAACTTCCTGGGGGATGGCTTGCGCGACGTCTTCGACCCCCGGACAGCTCGATAA
- a CDS encoding ABC transporter substrate-binding protein, producing the protein MKLKHFAASLALVAAAASAQSPGTPKDGGALKVGLETSSLTNGFDPAVIQGDSTGWILGQIAEGLLNRDRKGEFVPWLAQSWTVSNDKRLYTFKLRQGVKFHNGRVMTAGDVKFSLDRMLDPKTGSRRRGELSVIDNIEVVDANTVTVHLKEPFAPFLTTLSGVWASIIPKETLNPDGSITHLVGTGPFALTEGGKERVTMKKFEGYWRKGEPHVNSLTFLPVPDDAARMTALRTGAVDLITSVPNQLLPVLAPNRSRGFELLVAPGAVWHTAIMNTTKPPFNDPRVRQAANLAIDRNVLVQALTSGFGRVDNQIWEKGAFWRLEGDPVKSNPAKAKALLAEAGFKSGPPITIESRPEYRRDAQVIQSQLNAVGFQATIRVSDWVALNQRMKAYDFQFVISSASGYNDPDFRFSRFYLKRGPANYLAGGYENTKVTELLDAARVEPNPQKRKETYQQVFDIIERDVPSLMLFFEPRTLAWRDEVKGFHTNADGDLSLADGGLAKIWLNR; encoded by the coding sequence ATGAAACTCAAGCACTTCGCTGCCTCGCTGGCCCTGGTGGCCGCCGCAGCATCCGCGCAATCGCCAGGGACTCCGAAGGATGGAGGCGCCCTTAAAGTGGGTCTGGAGACAAGTTCACTGACCAACGGATTCGACCCAGCGGTTATCCAGGGTGACAGTACGGGCTGGATTCTCGGCCAGATTGCCGAGGGCCTGCTAAACCGCGATCGCAAGGGCGAATTTGTCCCTTGGCTGGCGCAATCCTGGACGGTTTCGAACGACAAGCGCCTTTATACCTTCAAACTCCGCCAGGGCGTGAAGTTTCACAATGGTCGTGTCATGACCGCCGGTGACGTGAAATTCAGCCTCGACCGAATGCTTGACCCGAAGACCGGCTCGCGCCGTCGTGGTGAACTGTCCGTGATCGACAACATCGAGGTGGTCGACGCGAACACGGTCACGGTGCATCTCAAGGAACCATTCGCGCCGTTCCTGACGACGCTTTCGGGCGTGTGGGCTTCGATCATTCCCAAGGAAACCCTAAATCCCGATGGGTCGATCACGCATCTGGTCGGTACGGGCCCCTTCGCCCTGACGGAAGGAGGCAAAGAGCGTGTCACGATGAAGAAATTCGAAGGCTACTGGCGCAAGGGCGAGCCGCATGTCAACTCGTTGACATTTCTGCCAGTGCCAGATGACGCCGCGCGGATGACCGCGCTGCGCACCGGTGCGGTTGACCTGATCACGTCCGTACCCAATCAGTTGCTGCCGGTCCTTGCGCCCAACAGATCCCGTGGATTCGAACTTCTTGTAGCCCCCGGCGCGGTCTGGCACACGGCGATCATGAACACGACGAAGCCGCCCTTCAATGACCCACGGGTTCGGCAGGCCGCCAATCTGGCAATCGACCGCAACGTGCTCGTTCAGGCTCTCACATCGGGATTTGGGCGAGTCGACAACCAGATCTGGGAAAAGGGAGCATTCTGGCGGTTGGAGGGTGATCCAGTGAAGAGCAACCCCGCGAAAGCCAAGGCACTTCTGGCGGAAGCAGGATTCAAGAGCGGGCCGCCCATCACGATCGAGTCCAGACCAGAGTACCGACGCGATGCACAGGTGATCCAGAGCCAGTTGAATGCCGTCGGCTTCCAGGCGACGATCCGGGTTTCCGATTGGGTGGCGCTGAACCAGCGCATGAAAGCCTACGACTTCCAGTTCGTGATTTCATCGGCCAGCGGCTACAACGACCCCGATTTCCGCTTCAGCCGGTTCTACCTCAAAAGGGGACCGGCGAACTACTTGGCAGGCGGATACGAAAACACCAAGGTTACCGAATTACTCGATGCCGCCCGAGTCGAGCCCAATCCCCAGAAGCGCAAAGAGACGTATCAGCAAGTCTTCGACATCATTGAGCGCGACGTGCCCAGCCTCATGCTTTTTTTCGAACCACGAACACTCGCGTGGCGCGATGAAGTGAAGGGCTTCCATACCAACGCTGACGGTGACCTGTCACTTGCCGACGGTGGTCTTGCAAAAATCTGGTTGAACCGCTAA
- the tnpB gene encoding IS66 family insertion sequence element accessory protein TnpB, which produces MHDGIGIWLAARRRHQGEFTWSAPVDVLWPLEREQLDALVLGLPWQRMGDAASSP; this is translated from the coding sequence ATGCATGATGGGATCGGTATCTGGCTGGCGGCTCGCCGCCGGCACCAGGGCGAGTTCACCTGGTCGGCGCCGGTCGATGTCCTTTGGCCTCTGGAGCGTGAACAACTCGATGCCCTGGTGCTGGGCCTGCCTTGGCAGCGCATGGGAGACGCGGCATCATCACCGTAG
- a CDS encoding LysR substrate-binding domain-containing protein, with product MALTEAGEQFLNYANRLLRLNDEAFGMLGRGKLEGRLRLGIVEYLIPHRLPEFLARIRQLLPRVELSVKVGLSEALLRSFDAGELDVVVAKEHEGYGSAQFFREEKMLWVAHSHMEQPPPTVELCLLSAPCTFRSTAVTALNAKTIQWRETLTLSSIIAIQSCLKEGLGVSVLSESAMDDGLVALPQGSAAWPVLGSLRLATYERSPNALNRALVELLREFALS from the coding sequence GTGGCTCTCACCGAGGCCGGGGAGCAGTTTCTCAACTACGCCAACAGGCTTCTGCGCCTGAACGATGAAGCCTTCGGTATGCTTGGCCGTGGCAAATTGGAAGGACGCCTCCGGCTTGGCATCGTTGAGTACCTCATCCCGCATCGGCTGCCGGAGTTTCTGGCCCGCATTCGGCAGTTACTCCCTCGAGTTGAACTTAGCGTGAAGGTTGGTCTCAGTGAGGCCCTGTTGAGATCGTTCGATGCTGGAGAACTTGACGTGGTGGTGGCAAAGGAGCATGAGGGGTACGGCTCCGCACAATTCTTTCGCGAGGAAAAGATGCTGTGGGTGGCCCACAGTCATATGGAGCAACCACCGCCCACTGTTGAACTCTGCCTGCTCTCTGCACCGTGTACATTCCGCTCGACAGCGGTCACTGCCTTGAACGCCAAGACGATCCAGTGGCGCGAGACGCTCACGTTGAGCAGCATCATCGCTATCCAGTCTTGTCTCAAAGAAGGACTAGGGGTATCGGTGCTCAGCGAATCAGCGATGGACGACGGGCTCGTCGCATTGCCGCAGGGATCTGCTGCTTGGCCTGTGCTTGGGTCGCTCAGACTGGCGACCTACGAGAGAAGCCCGAATGCCCTGAACCGCGCGCTTGTCGAGCTGCTACGGGAGTTCGCGCTCAGTTAG
- a CDS encoding LysR substrate-binding domain-containing protein produces the protein MEVDGPFQANTSSAQLSGALAGLSIALLPADLTAPHMAAGQLQEVLSDYASGAIRVHFVYHSRRHLPRAVAALIEFAATTIKDLSLMQPASPKDVLVKRGSPQH, from the coding sequence GTGGAGGTGGATGGGCCGTTTCAAGCGAACACATCGTCGGCCCAGCTCTCCGGGGCGCTTGCCGGGCTTAGCATTGCCTTGCTTCCTGCGGATCTCACCGCGCCGCATATGGCTGCGGGGCAATTGCAGGAGGTTCTATCCGACTATGCTTCGGGAGCGATTCGGGTGCATTTTGTGTACCACAGCCGTAGGCATTTGCCACGTGCGGTTGCTGCGCTCATTGAGTTCGCAGCCACCACGATCAAAGACCTGAGCTTAATGCAACCAGCCTCGCCCAAGGACGTTTTAGTCAAGCGCGGATCACCACAGCACTGA
- a CDS encoding NADPH:quinone reductase: MKGDRPTPSPGPGQVLVKLCASGVNPSDVKARAGVRGGSSALPFPFVIPHSDGAGFVAECGPGCSRISRGDRVWISNGQWRRAEGTAAQYIAIDENLVFILPDNISFSVGAALGIPALTACHATTGFEDIAGRTVLISGGAGTVGRLAVQFAKMAGAFVVASGHGPDDRARILNAGADAFVDYASLTFVADVLAETNGLLIDHAVEVEFGANAEHLADLVAERGTIVTYGSARVMRPDIPFYKLLFKGIRLEFVLVYLLTAKERAHAANRINRLLVEGRLDVPIHQVFPLKDCALAHELVESGKRSGAVVLDLESTI, encoded by the coding sequence ATGAAAGGCGACCGCCCGACGCCATCACCCGGTCCAGGGCAGGTGCTGGTGAAGCTCTGCGCGTCGGGCGTCAATCCTTCCGACGTGAAGGCCCGAGCGGGAGTTCGTGGCGGGAGCAGCGCGCTGCCCTTTCCTTTTGTCATTCCGCACAGCGATGGCGCCGGGTTCGTTGCAGAGTGCGGCCCGGGATGCAGTCGCATCAGTCGGGGTGATCGTGTTTGGATCAGCAATGGCCAGTGGAGGCGTGCCGAGGGCACCGCCGCGCAGTACATCGCGATTGACGAGAATCTGGTCTTCATACTTCCAGATAACATCTCGTTCAGCGTCGGTGCTGCACTCGGCATCCCCGCGCTCACGGCATGCCATGCCACCACGGGATTTGAAGACATCGCCGGGCGGACCGTCCTCATCAGCGGAGGTGCCGGCACCGTTGGGCGCCTCGCCGTCCAGTTTGCAAAGATGGCGGGCGCGTTTGTGGTGGCGTCTGGCCATGGCCCAGATGACCGAGCCCGCATCCTCAACGCGGGTGCCGATGCGTTCGTGGACTATGCAAGTCTCACCTTCGTCGCCGACGTGCTCGCGGAAACAAACGGACTGCTAATCGACCACGCCGTTGAGGTCGAGTTCGGTGCCAATGCCGAGCATCTCGCCGACCTAGTCGCCGAAAGAGGGACGATCGTAACCTACGGTTCTGCTCGGGTCATGCGACCGGATATCCCGTTCTACAAGCTGCTTTTCAAAGGCATACGCCTTGAATTCGTGCTGGTCTACCTGCTGACCGCAAAGGAGCGGGCACACGCTGCGAATCGCATCAACCGCCTGCTGGTGGAAGGTCGCCTCGACGTCCCCATTCACCAGGTCTTCCCCCTCAAGGACTGTGCGCTTGCCCACGAGCTGGTGGAGAGCGGCAAGCGATCAGGGGCAGTTGTTCTCGACCTGGAGAGCACCATCTGA
- a CDS encoding NADPH-dependent F420 reductase produces the protein MTSTTIGIIGARQIGGAIAQQLARLNIEVTISNSQGPGSLQELVGRLGPSMKAGRQEEAASKDIVFVAVPWPKLPQALAGLPDFGRRIVVDTNDPLQKPPLPSIDREGDARLHCSLKWFPGHAW, from the coding sequence ATGACCAGCACCACCATTGGCATCATCGGAGCACGCCAGATAGGCGGCGCCATTGCACAGCAACTGGCTCGCTTGAACATCGAAGTGACCATCTCAAACAGCCAAGGCCCAGGCAGCCTGCAGGAACTGGTGGGAAGGCTCGGCCCATCGATGAAGGCGGGCAGGCAGGAAGAGGCGGCCTCCAAAGACATCGTATTCGTGGCGGTCCCCTGGCCTAAACTGCCTCAGGCCCTTGCGGGGCTGCCGGACTTCGGCAGGCGCATCGTTGTGGATACCAACGATCCGCTGCAAAAGCCGCCGCTTCCGTCCATCGACAGGGAAGGGGACGCCCGTCTGCACTGTTCGCTGAAATGGTTCCCGGGGCACGCGTGGTGA
- a CDS encoding gamma-glutamyltransferase, which produces MSARGQKDSRGGVIATGSPAATAAGEAIYRAGGNATDAAVAAALTLCVADPANASLLGRCHIVVRTGQGGFFAIDGASSIPASLPRDLGAGPLRLAGIPGLPHALCKLHRDHGRLSLTEVVAPAARLADEGFSAPSHLAAVWALRAPELVEAGAGPYLDGGSPPTLFRHEKLAGLLRAYGEGGAPAIMSGSTASRLVDGIRSRGGHWRIEDLEAADAREGEILHCQFRDCQVTTVGRQGWGHTLLEMLAILDRFPKFGPALTGREACTLAAIIETCFEDRPQRLGSLEPKPDGLPYEALIDPHFVAKRVDAISQGLINGSVPRAHVASELPTQALREDQDTTHLSALDASGMAVALTMSIGPHFGLRSTETSFDLFPAKSYRMGSDPVPGARDVTEMTPAIVSRGGRVLLSLGGAGSERIPGAVAQTIVNVVDRGLGLPEALRAPRVNFKDGCPRVHADAGHEVIEALRSHWSRVEVHAVGHENHLGIVQAVGERADGRLDGAADPSWDGTCRIA; this is translated from the coding sequence ATGTCTGCGCGTGGTCAAAAAGATTCGAGAGGCGGCGTCATTGCAACGGGGTCACCGGCTGCAACAGCGGCCGGTGAAGCAATCTATAGGGCGGGAGGCAATGCCACCGATGCTGCGGTGGCGGCCGCCCTAACGCTCTGCGTTGCAGATCCTGCAAACGCAAGCCTGCTCGGTCGCTGCCACATTGTTGTTCGAACCGGACAAGGTGGCTTCTTTGCGATAGACGGGGCAAGCTCGATTCCTGCTTCGTTGCCGCGCGATTTAGGCGCAGGGCCTCTGCGATTGGCGGGGATTCCTGGATTGCCGCACGCCCTCTGCAAGCTCCATCGCGATCATGGCCGATTGTCTTTGACGGAGGTCGTCGCGCCTGCGGCTCGGCTCGCGGATGAGGGATTTTCTGCACCTTCCCACCTTGCCGCAGTTTGGGCGCTTCGTGCGCCGGAGCTGGTGGAAGCGGGAGCGGGTCCGTATTTGGATGGCGGAAGCCCGCCAACGCTCTTCCGGCACGAGAAGCTTGCTGGCCTGTTGCGGGCCTACGGTGAAGGTGGCGCCCCCGCCATCATGTCAGGCTCGACGGCGAGCCGGCTCGTTGATGGCATTCGCTCGCGCGGTGGGCATTGGCGGATCGAAGACTTGGAGGCTGCCGATGCACGTGAAGGTGAAATCCTGCATTGCCAGTTCCGCGACTGCCAAGTCACGACCGTTGGCCGCCAAGGCTGGGGGCACACGCTGTTGGAGATGCTGGCAATCCTTGATCGCTTCCCAAAATTCGGCCCTGCGCTTACCGGCCGTGAAGCATGCACTTTGGCTGCAATCATCGAAACCTGTTTCGAAGACCGCCCACAACGACTGGGATCGCTCGAACCTAAGCCCGACGGACTGCCCTACGAAGCGCTCATCGACCCGCACTTCGTCGCCAAGAGGGTAGATGCAATTTCGCAAGGCCTGATCAATGGGAGTGTCCCGCGTGCCCACGTTGCGTCCGAACTCCCGACTCAAGCGCTACGCGAGGACCAGGACACCACGCACTTGTCGGCACTGGATGCGAGCGGCATGGCTGTCGCCTTGACCATGTCGATCGGACCTCACTTCGGCCTTCGCAGCACTGAGACCTCCTTCGATCTGTTTCCTGCAAAGAGCTACCGCATGGGCTCCGACCCGGTGCCAGGTGCCCGCGATGTGACGGAAATGACGCCGGCCATCGTTTCGCGTGGAGGTCGCGTGCTTTTGTCCCTTGGTGGCGCCGGAAGCGAACGAATTCCCGGTGCCGTCGCCCAAACCATCGTCAACGTGGTGGACCGAGGGCTGGGGTTGCCCGAAGCCTTGCGAGCGCCGCGTGTCAATTTCAAGGACGGCTGTCCAAGGGTACACGCAGATGCAGGCCACGAGGTCATCGAGGCACTTCGCTCTCATTGGTCGCGCGTGGAAGTCCATGCCGTTGGGCACGAGAACCACCTTGGAATCGTTCAGGCTGTCGGAGAACGCGCGGATGGGCGCCTGGACGGCGCTGCGGACCCCTCATGGGATGGGACATGTCGGATCGCATAA